The Nitrospirales bacterium genome includes a window with the following:
- a CDS encoding NAD-dependent malic enzyme → MADHKPVVSLTGKTEFIRMVRYKSENQVGVLAQLMTAIAKEGGSIGDVKTRKLGKYYIWRDVTIITQDREHFARVLKAIRKLKETTILQIIDEVLERHQGGKIRMELNTRIETVNDMRLVYTPGVADVCRLLQKDPSEAYNYTWIHHTVALLTNGSRTLGLGNIGPLAAMPVMEGKAALFRKFTGYNMVPIPINTTDPQEFIDTAIRLSPGFGAIHLEDISAPECFEIETELVKRLSIPVMHDDQDGTAVVCLAAVINACRIVKGDLEKVQIGQVGLGAAGSAIARLIMAYTKRDVWCCDKNPSAVNRLEEFRRNSATLKEIMNRCDVVISTTGVEGLIKPDMVKPRQIILALTNPIPEITEEQALSAGAAFYSDGRYVNNLLAYPGIFKGALETRAMAINDSMLLAAVQAIVEATPQGEIVPSPLDLTVHVAVTKAVAKAAMASGVAQKYFEDDYFDVEEKLAT, encoded by the coding sequence ATGGCAGATCATAAGCCCGTCGTATCGCTCACCGGGAAAACAGAATTTATTCGGATGGTACGATATAAGAGTGAAAATCAAGTCGGCGTGTTGGCGCAACTCATGACGGCAATCGCCAAAGAAGGCGGGAGCATCGGAGATGTCAAAACGCGGAAGCTTGGCAAGTACTATATCTGGCGCGATGTCACCATCATTACACAAGACCGAGAACACTTTGCGCGTGTCCTCAAGGCCATTCGAAAATTGAAGGAGACCACCATTCTGCAGATCATCGATGAAGTGCTTGAACGGCATCAAGGTGGAAAAATCAGGATGGAACTCAATACCAGGATTGAAACCGTCAACGACATGCGGCTGGTCTATACTCCAGGCGTGGCGGATGTCTGCCGTCTTCTCCAAAAAGACCCGAGTGAGGCCTACAATTACACCTGGATTCACCATACAGTCGCGCTCTTGACGAATGGAAGCCGGACCCTGGGTTTGGGGAACATTGGTCCGCTGGCCGCCATGCCCGTCATGGAAGGCAAAGCCGCTCTGTTTCGAAAATTCACCGGCTACAACATGGTCCCCATCCCCATCAATACGACAGATCCACAGGAGTTCATTGACACCGCCATCCGTCTTTCTCCAGGATTTGGCGCCATCCACCTAGAGGATATTTCTGCCCCGGAATGTTTTGAGATTGAAACCGAGCTGGTGAAACGTTTGAGCATTCCCGTTATGCATGACGACCAAGATGGGACCGCCGTCGTCTGTCTCGCGGCCGTCATCAATGCATGTCGAATCGTCAAAGGCGACCTGGAAAAAGTTCAGATCGGTCAGGTCGGACTCGGCGCCGCTGGAAGTGCCATTGCGCGTTTGATCATGGCCTATACCAAACGAGACGTTTGGTGTTGTGACAAGAATCCCTCCGCGGTCAACCGGTTGGAAGAGTTTCGCCGGAACAGTGCGACATTGAAAGAGATCATGAATCGCTGCGATGTCGTCATTTCCACGACCGGCGTTGAAGGATTAATCAAGCCGGATATGGTGAAGCCTCGGCAGATCATTCTGGCATTGACCAATCCCATCCCGGAAATTACCGAAGAACAAGCGCTGAGCGCCGGAGCCGCGTTCTATTCGGATGGGCGGTACGTCAATAACCTGCTGGCCTATCCCGGCATTTTCAAAGGAGCCCTGGAAACTCGAGCCATGGCCATCAATGATTCCATGTTGCTGGCCGCCGTGCAAGCCATCGTCGAGGCCACGCCCCAGGGCGAGATCGTGCCCAGCCCCTTGGATTTAACCGTGCACGTCGCCGTGACAAAAGCGGTCGCCAAAGCGGCCATGGCCAGCGGCGTCGCACAAAAATATTTTGAGGACGACTATTTTGACGTTGAAGAGAAACTGGCCACATGA
- a CDS encoding heme-binding protein: protein MKKSAQFRRSCKPGAIGSKALGPLGLLPGKWEGKGTGWNMIALPFDGARFKFRILMNQYDEELVFTTVSDNVENRGLKGVLDSSNNPPGSPDDDQFVVALDYQQSITQGKAEDNPDSGGLAGVIGKPIHHEPGLWLYMKNLRAIDKDITDTPDGGIKMADAVIEVARLAAVPHGNSVLALGTATTEKGMPDIPPVSGLPIGQFQDLSTPDSNFLTDPYLAPYKHYIDNPFMGDVQGIPGYPGFNPKDMHEILRFANQSIDIKRTTVLTVDTTRQNAGIVNAPFVTKQAEPASMKSTFWIQELKEKDQYGRPKLRLQYSQVVMLDFFRPREDGHPDRARWPHISINTLEKVADSAEYAD from the coding sequence GTGAAGAAATCAGCACAGTTCAGGCGGAGTTGCAAACCGGGGGCAATCGGATCGAAAGCATTAGGTCCGTTAGGATTACTCCCTGGAAAGTGGGAGGGGAAAGGAACTGGATGGAATATGATCGCCCTTCCATTTGACGGGGCACGCTTCAAATTCCGAATTCTTATGAATCAATACGATGAAGAATTGGTATTCACGACAGTCAGTGACAATGTTGAAAACCGGGGATTAAAAGGTGTTCTCGACTCCAGCAACAACCCGCCTGGGAGCCCGGACGATGACCAATTTGTGGTTGCACTGGATTACCAGCAATCTATCACGCAAGGGAAAGCAGAGGATAATCCAGACAGTGGCGGTCTTGCCGGCGTGATCGGAAAACCGATCCATCATGAACCCGGTCTCTGGCTCTACATGAAAAACCTGAGGGCCATCGACAAAGATATAACGGATACGCCTGACGGAGGGATTAAAATGGCTGATGCAGTCATCGAGGTTGCTCGGCTGGCTGCCGTCCCCCACGGGAATTCAGTGCTGGCCCTCGGCACCGCAACTACCGAGAAGGGAATGCCGGACATCCCGCCTGTGAGTGGTCTACCAATTGGACAATTCCAGGATTTATCTACACCTGACTCCAACTTCTTGACCGATCCGTATCTGGCTCCTTACAAGCACTACATTGATAATCCATTCATGGGCGATGTTCAGGGTATTCCGGGATATCCGGGATTCAATCCGAAGGACATGCATGAAATTCTCCGGTTTGCCAATCAGAGCATTGACATAAAGCGCACGACGGTTTTGACTGTTGACACCACTCGCCAAAACGCTGGCATCGTCAACGCGCCTTTCGTGACAAAGCAGGCTGAGCCGGCAAGTATGAAGTCGACTTTTTGGATTCAAGAGTTGAAGGAAAAAGACCAATATGGGCGTCCGAAACTTCGGTTGCAGTACTCCCAAGTGGTGATGTTGGATTTTTTCCGGCCACGAGAGGACGGGCATCCTGATCGAGCGCGATGGCCGCACATTAGCATCAATACACTCGAAAAAGTGGCAGATTCAGCCGAATATGCTGACTGA
- a CDS encoding citrate synthase gives MRDFFPGLAGVPATKSNISWVDGQAGILEYRGIRIEELATHGTFTETAYLLLFNELPTRSALQQFESDLMRHRRIKYRITDLMKCLPEHGHPMDALQAAVAALGMFYPLPNVQDAEARYWSAIRLLAKLPTIVAAFARLRRGDHQIQPNDSLSYSENFFYMLFEQSPDPAIAKLFDTSLLLHAEHTMNASTFSGLVTASTLADPFSVIASAIGTLKGPLHGGANEAVIHMLREIGSVEHVSTYLDRKMAAKEKIMGFGHRVYKVKDPRALILQEFARQMDHTHKQDSLFRIARAVEQEMEQRVGHKGIRPNVDFYSGIIYHHMGLETDLFTPIFAMARVAGWLAHCFEQYQHNHLFRPDQLYDGPHNRPYEPLASRNNPPSSA, from the coding sequence ATGCGAGACTTTTTCCCAGGACTAGCAGGAGTACCTGCGACAAAATCCAATATCAGTTGGGTCGACGGACAAGCGGGGATTTTGGAGTATCGCGGCATTCGCATTGAAGAACTGGCGACTCATGGCACATTTACCGAAACCGCGTATCTGCTCCTGTTTAATGAGCTCCCAACCCGGTCAGCGCTTCAACAATTCGAGTCCGATCTCATGCGGCACCGCCGCATCAAATATCGCATTACCGATCTGATGAAATGTCTTCCAGAGCATGGGCATCCGATGGATGCTCTGCAAGCAGCCGTCGCGGCCCTGGGAATGTTCTATCCGCTCCCCAACGTCCAGGATGCCGAAGCCCGCTATTGGTCGGCCATTCGGCTCCTAGCCAAACTCCCGACGATCGTCGCCGCGTTCGCTCGACTTCGCCGTGGCGATCACCAGATTCAACCGAATGATTCACTTTCCTACTCGGAAAATTTCTTTTACATGCTCTTCGAACAATCCCCGGATCCCGCCATCGCGAAACTCTTTGACACCAGCCTGCTTCTGCATGCCGAACATACGATGAACGCCTCGACTTTTAGCGGTCTGGTCACGGCCTCGACTCTCGCCGATCCGTTCTCGGTCATTGCCTCCGCAATCGGCACGTTGAAAGGTCCACTTCATGGCGGAGCGAATGAAGCGGTCATTCATATGCTCAGGGAAATTGGCTCGGTTGAACACGTTTCCACCTACCTTGATCGGAAAATGGCGGCAAAAGAAAAAATCATGGGATTTGGTCATCGGGTGTACAAAGTCAAAGACCCTCGGGCCCTCATTCTCCAGGAATTCGCACGGCAAATGGACCACACTCACAAACAGGATTCATTGTTCAGGATCGCACGAGCCGTTGAACAAGAGATGGAGCAACGCGTCGGTCACAAAGGCATTCGACCCAACGTCGATTTTTACTCAGGCATTATCTACCATCATATGGGCCTCGAAACTGACCTCTTCACTCCAATCTTTGCCATGGCACGCGTCGCGGGATGGCTCGCGCACTGTTTTGAGCAGTATCAGCACAATCACCTCTTCCGCCCAGACCAACTTTACGATGGCCCTCATAACCGCCCCTATGAACCTCTCGCGTCACGGAACAACCCGCCTTCTTCCGCATGA
- a CDS encoding copper resistance protein B translates to MNASVRTVLLLTVVGFLGMGFDAVSAFAKTTFPPSTPSSTSTRSTPQKIVEMYQLAPLSASTEKRDGLPNVAPQTDWPSPVEDEKKHIFILADVLEYRPNMGGSESGNDYRWDIEGWYGGDYNRLWFKTEGQQNSAFKADYDADSQLLYGRFFQQYYDFQVGGRLETQSYRDHNVTRGLVVIGLQGLVPYNYEIESALFVSCLGHVSARLTTTKDLSLSQRLILQLRLETNAAIQRVKKFTTGSGLNNVEGGARLRYEIRREFAPYVGVSLDRSFGETATFVRKEGGDSSQIRFVVGVRVWF, encoded by the coding sequence ATGAACGCCTCCGTTCGAACCGTTCTTTTATTAACGGTAGTCGGTTTCCTGGGCATGGGGTTCGACGCGGTCAGCGCATTCGCCAAGACGACCTTCCCCCCATCAACTCCTTCAAGTACGTCCACTCGCTCAACTCCTCAAAAAATTGTAGAGATGTACCAGCTGGCTCCGTTAAGTGCATCAACAGAAAAGAGGGACGGCCTGCCAAACGTCGCCCCCCAGACTGACTGGCCCAGTCCTGTGGAGGATGAGAAGAAACATATCTTTATTCTCGCTGACGTCCTTGAATATCGTCCAAACATGGGCGGGTCAGAGAGTGGAAACGATTACAGGTGGGATATCGAAGGCTGGTATGGAGGGGACTATAACCGCCTCTGGTTTAAAACTGAAGGACAACAGAACAGTGCTTTTAAAGCCGACTACGATGCAGATTCCCAGTTGCTCTACGGACGTTTTTTTCAACAGTATTACGATTTTCAGGTCGGCGGTCGTCTTGAAACGCAATCCTATCGTGATCACAATGTGACGCGTGGGCTAGTCGTCATCGGACTGCAGGGACTGGTGCCTTATAACTATGAAATTGAGTCCGCCCTATTTGTGAGTTGTCTCGGCCATGTGTCCGCTCGTCTGACGACGACCAAAGACCTGTCCTTGAGTCAACGCCTGATCCTCCAACTACGCCTAGAAACCAACGCGGCCATTCAACGGGTCAAAAAATTCACAACCGGTTCCGGACTCAATAACGTGGAAGGGGGCGCACGTCTGCGCTATGAAATCCGGCGTGAATTCGCGCCCTACGTAGGAGTTTCTTTGGATAGAAGTTTTGGCGAAACCGCGACCTTCGTCAGGAAAGAGGGCGGAGATTCAAGTCAGATTCGTTTTGTGGTGGGGGTTCGAGTATGGTTCTAA
- a CDS encoding copper resistance system multicopper oxidase, with translation MNSQHHEITRRALLARIGTMGLAAALTPFIPSYIWACAAINRATPASPLRGNSIDLRITETPFRIGDQLGMAKTINGTVPGPLIRLQEGQTVTFNVTNRLEEDTSIHWHGLILPQDMDGVPGVSFAGIKPASTFSYRYPVRQNGTYWYHSHSGGQEQSGVYGPLIIDPIEPEPFQYTREYVVVLSDWTFESPEVLFANLKKVPDYYNFQKRATREFLTDMRRQGLWSTLQNYLMWDRMRMDPTDFADVSGYAYTYLMNGLSPEMNWTGRFCPGDRVRLRIINAGAMTFFDVRLPGLSMTVIQADGQNVQPVVVDEFRIGPAETYDVIVNPTENRAYTLFAETMDRSGYARGTLAPRAGMRAPLPERRSRPLRTMDDMGMAGMDMENMDETSHASHAHLPHQAMGMIETPETRHAHDMNRLSDMPIDDPSHSTIPGVKPVKHGPDHHGTGNQAVAEHSQNRSGEPGRGLGNSDRRVLVYTDLKSLVPHPDQRKPEREIELHLTGHMERYMWSFDGKKFSEAKEPIQFRFGERLRLTFVNDTMMEHPLHLHGMWMHLENGTGVYLPRKHTVIVKPAERLSVAITADAPGRWAFHCHLLFHMKAGMFRVIEVTDQKSQM, from the coding sequence ATGAATAGCCAGCATCACGAGATAACACGGCGTGCGTTGCTAGCACGCATCGGAACGATGGGGCTCGCGGCTGCCCTGACCCCGTTCATCCCCTCCTACATTTGGGCATGTGCAGCGATCAATAGAGCAACACCCGCCTCACCATTGCGTGGAAATTCCATCGATTTAAGGATTACGGAGACTCCGTTTCGAATTGGAGATCAACTTGGCATGGCGAAGACCATCAATGGCACGGTGCCGGGGCCTTTGATCCGCCTGCAGGAAGGGCAAACCGTCACTTTCAACGTCACTAACCGATTAGAGGAAGACACGTCGATTCATTGGCATGGATTGATTTTACCGCAAGATATGGACGGCGTGCCTGGCGTGAGCTTTGCCGGCATCAAGCCAGCCTCGACTTTTTCCTACCGCTACCCGGTTCGACAAAACGGCACCTACTGGTACCACAGCCACTCCGGAGGGCAGGAGCAGTCAGGGGTCTATGGACCGCTGATTATCGATCCGATCGAGCCGGAACCATTCCAGTATACCCGTGAATACGTAGTGGTGCTCTCGGATTGGACATTCGAGTCACCGGAAGTGCTCTTCGCAAATCTCAAAAAAGTACCTGATTACTATAACTTTCAGAAGCGCGCCACTCGCGAATTTCTTACTGACATGAGGCGACAGGGGTTGTGGTCCACACTGCAGAATTATTTGATGTGGGACAGGATGCGGATGGACCCGACGGACTTCGCCGACGTCAGCGGTTATGCGTATACCTATTTGATGAACGGCTTGTCGCCCGAAATGAATTGGACTGGGCGTTTTTGTCCAGGCGACAGGGTCCGTTTGCGCATCATTAACGCGGGGGCAATGACGTTCTTCGATGTACGCTTGCCCGGCCTCAGCATGACCGTCATCCAGGCAGATGGACAAAACGTGCAGCCCGTTGTGGTGGACGAATTTCGCATCGGTCCGGCGGAAACCTACGACGTCATCGTCAATCCTACCGAAAATCGGGCCTATACTCTTTTTGCTGAGACGATGGATCGAAGCGGATACGCCCGCGGCACGTTGGCTCCGCGCGCCGGCATGCGTGCGCCACTTCCTGAACGTCGATCGAGGCCACTCCGGACGATGGATGACATGGGTATGGCCGGTATGGACATGGAAAATATGGACGAGACTTCTCATGCGAGCCACGCCCACTTGCCCCATCAAGCCATGGGCATGATCGAGACCCCGGAAACACGACACGCGCACGACATGAACAGGCTGTCAGATATGCCGATAGATGATCCATCTCATTCAACGATTCCCGGCGTTAAACCGGTCAAGCATGGCCCCGACCATCACGGGACGGGCAATCAAGCTGTGGCGGAGCATTCTCAGAATCGTAGTGGCGAGCCTGGGAGAGGACTCGGCAACAGTGACCGGCGCGTGTTGGTCTATACCGATTTAAAGAGCCTTGTACCCCACCCCGACCAACGGAAGCCTGAGCGTGAGATCGAGCTCCACCTCACCGGCCACATGGAGCGCTATATGTGGTCATTCGACGGGAAAAAGTTTTCGGAAGCCAAAGAGCCCATTCAGTTTCGGTTTGGTGAACGTCTTCGCTTAACCTTCGTGAATGACACGATGATGGAACATCCCCTGCATCTGCACGGCATGTGGATGCACCTCGAGAATGGCACGGGGGTCTACCTGCCTCGGAAGCACACGGTGATCGTCAAGCCGGCAGAGCGACTCTCTGTTGCCATCACCGCTGATGCGCCGGGGCGTTGGGCATTTCACTGCCATCTGCTCTTTCATATGAAGGCAGGAATGTTTCGAGTCATCGAGGTCACTGACCAAAAGAGCCAGATGTGA
- a CDS encoding TonB-dependent receptor plug domain-containing protein, which produces MTYPYPVFFHRAVWIPAIVFFVFFGQLWTQPAFGNDQEDITVLEEVLVVGERPVAASSNRIILNEDILLQPQGRPADLLRLAPGLITLEHSGGAGKSDQYLLRGFDADHGTDLAIHVDGMPINMRSHAHGQGYGDINFIIPETIEEIVVKKGPYHVEYGDFATAGAANYVTRDWVPHTIVQSAGGSFNTQRHLFITSPFHEKFRTLLAGEFYYTDGPYDFVNRNTRYNGLAKFTVDPSESSQLSVTLTQYYGRWNGSGQIPLREVTSGRLDRFGSLDPSEGGQSIRTTGRLDYSADLPGGGTVFARLWAQYYYLSLFTNFTFYLNDPVNSDGIEQTDHRWLTGGDIGYRQIFRFFGSEGAMTAGLQTRFDNIRVRLGTQHKRSSLAITQESDIFESSYSPYLRLDLQFFPWLRFVGGGRVDVFTYHVKDRCGAACSVRPNGFASDAITSGKANLIFGPWDQTEFFLNVGTGFHSNDARDVVENSSANTLPRAVGYEVGIKSHPWDWSEILATFWLLDLESELVFVGDEGTTERRGKTRRLGMEFSARLTPLEWLTLRADITYTHAEFRKTGDSVPLAPEFTAFSMVTARLPMGLSGTLQMLTVGSRAGTEDDSVKLEPFTIFDLILRYKIPVRPPAGRLEAFFSIRNLTDTDWRQAQFFYASRLSGEPAGGVSDIHFVPGTPRMFMGGLTWFWPE; this is translated from the coding sequence ATGACGTATCCCTATCCTGTCTTCTTTCATCGAGCGGTGTGGATTCCGGCTATTGTGTTCTTTGTCTTCTTCGGTCAGTTGTGGACACAGCCTGCATTCGGAAACGATCAAGAAGACATCACCGTTTTGGAGGAGGTCCTGGTCGTTGGAGAACGGCCTGTGGCGGCCTCGTCCAATCGAATTATCCTGAATGAAGACATTCTGCTCCAACCTCAAGGCCGTCCAGCGGATTTGCTCCGGTTGGCTCCCGGCCTTATCACCTTGGAACATTCCGGCGGCGCTGGAAAATCAGACCAATATCTGCTGAGAGGATTTGATGCTGATCATGGCACTGACCTGGCCATTCATGTAGATGGGATGCCCATTAATATGCGCAGCCACGCGCACGGACAAGGATACGGGGACATCAATTTCATTATCCCGGAAACTATCGAGGAAATCGTCGTTAAAAAAGGACCCTATCATGTGGAATATGGCGACTTTGCCACGGCGGGCGCCGCCAATTACGTCACGCGTGACTGGGTGCCTCACACGATCGTGCAATCGGCAGGCGGAAGTTTCAACACGCAACGGCATCTGTTCATCACCTCTCCCTTTCACGAAAAATTCCGCACGCTGTTGGCCGGGGAATTCTATTACACCGATGGCCCGTATGACTTTGTCAATCGCAATACCCGCTATAACGGGTTGGCTAAATTCACTGTAGACCCTTCTGAATCCTCTCAACTCAGTGTGACCCTGACCCAATATTATGGACGATGGAATGGATCAGGCCAAATTCCTTTGCGAGAGGTGACTTCAGGGAGATTGGACCGTTTTGGGTCCCTTGACCCTAGTGAAGGCGGACAGTCGATCCGAACGACCGGTCGCTTAGATTACTCTGCCGATCTTCCCGGTGGTGGGACTGTTTTCGCCCGTCTGTGGGCTCAATATTATTATCTCTCTTTGTTCACTAATTTTACGTTCTACCTCAATGATCCGGTGAACAGTGACGGCATTGAACAGACGGATCACCGTTGGCTGACTGGAGGGGATATCGGCTATCGTCAGATTTTTCGATTCTTCGGTTCTGAGGGCGCCATGACGGCCGGACTTCAGACCCGGTTCGATAACATTCGGGTCCGTCTGGGCACGCAACACAAACGCTCGTCTTTAGCCATCACGCAGGAATCAGACATTTTTGAATCCTCCTATTCTCCATATCTCAGGTTGGACCTACAGTTTTTCCCCTGGCTGCGATTTGTCGGAGGCGGACGGGTCGATGTGTTCACGTATCATGTGAAGGATCGTTGTGGCGCTGCCTGTTCGGTCAGGCCGAATGGGTTCGCTTCCGATGCCATCACCAGCGGAAAGGCCAACCTGATTTTTGGCCCCTGGGACCAGACCGAATTCTTCTTGAATGTTGGCACGGGGTTTCACAGCAATGATGCACGGGATGTCGTGGAAAATTCATCAGCCAACACCTTGCCGAGAGCTGTTGGGTATGAAGTCGGCATCAAGAGCCATCCGTGGGACTGGTCGGAAATTTTGGCTACATTTTGGCTGTTGGATCTGGAGTCCGAACTGGTGTTCGTGGGGGATGAGGGCACGACGGAAAGACGTGGAAAGACCCGCCGCCTGGGCATGGAATTCAGCGCTCGCCTCACTCCGCTGGAATGGCTCACTCTTCGAGCAGACATCACGTATACTCATGCCGAGTTCAGAAAAACCGGCGATTCCGTTCCTTTAGCTCCGGAATTCACGGCCTTTTCAATGGTGACAGCCCGCCTTCCAATGGGACTCTCCGGGACATTACAAATGTTGACCGTGGGAAGTCGGGCCGGCACGGAAGATGACAGCGTGAAACTGGAACCCTTTACGATTTTCGACCTGATTCTTCGTTACAAAATACCCGTTAGGCCACCAGCAGGACGTTTGGAGGCCTTTTTCAGCATTCGCAATTTAACCGATACCGATTGGCGTCAGGCGCAGTTTTTCTATGCTTCCCGTCTTTCTGGAGAACCCGCCGGTGGCGTGTCCGATATTCACTTTGTTCCGGGAACACCTCGAATGTTCATGGGGGGGCTGACTTGGTTTTGGCCGGAGTAG
- the nikR gene encoding nickel-responsive transcriptional regulator NikR, with protein MSQLIRFGVSLEKKLLAAFDRHIKRKKYQNRSEAIRDLIRNQLVGEEWGGNNETVGTITLVYDHHQADVLQQLTHHQHEYGRFIISNLHVHLDHDHCLEVIVVKGRSAALVDLANLLIKTRGVKHGQLTMTTTGKSLK; from the coding sequence ATGAGCCAACTAATCCGTTTTGGTGTTTCCCTCGAAAAAAAGCTTCTGGCCGCCTTTGATCGTCACATTAAACGGAAGAAGTATCAGAACCGTTCTGAAGCGATTCGAGACCTCATCCGCAATCAACTGGTGGGAGAAGAATGGGGAGGAAACAACGAAACGGTTGGCACCATCACACTCGTGTATGACCATCACCAGGCGGATGTGCTTCAACAATTGACACATCATCAGCATGAATACGGGCGGTTCATTATTTCCAATCTTCATGTGCATTTGGATCATGATCATTGCCTGGAAGTCATTGTGGTCAAAGGACGTAGTGCCGCCTTGGTTGATCTGGCAAATTTACTGATTAAAACCAGAGGGGTGAAGCATGGACAGCTCACCATGACGACTACCGGAAAATCCCTCAAATAG
- a CDS encoding DUF2891 domain-containing protein, which yields MRKDYLTSLATVVERGVTRTDTRHPAFCGCIDWHSSVHGTYALLVASRLTGHTPWFDAAEAVLRSERLAEELTCLQCGELDHELPYGYAWFLKLAQERERWGRHSDVHVLATEIATRLEHWVFSLSDDDILHYASRREYGNVSWAVLNLWEWSCWQENTALQKRLMTLTRERFIPLDRHFPASYDEHIDEFFGASLQRTRTILSVLPSDEARAWLHSFSSDILRLKPNVIAPKPHSAGLNFSRAWAYWTLFTTTGDAAYRDLYMDHVVTHMEKTEFWRDDYKQYSHWVPQFGIYAIALSMGEKGM from the coding sequence ATGCGGAAAGACTATCTCACGTCACTGGCCACGGTGGTCGAACGGGGCGTCACGAGAACAGATACGCGCCATCCGGCATTTTGTGGGTGCATCGACTGGCATTCCAGCGTCCACGGGACCTATGCATTGCTCGTGGCTTCCCGGTTGACGGGCCATACACCATGGTTTGATGCGGCAGAGGCGGTCTTGCGATCGGAGCGATTGGCCGAAGAATTGACCTGTTTACAATGTGGTGAATTGGATCATGAGTTGCCATATGGATATGCCTGGTTTTTGAAGCTGGCCCAAGAGCGCGAACGATGGGGACGACATTCGGATGTACACGTGCTCGCTACGGAAATTGCCACGCGGTTAGAACACTGGGTTTTTTCGTTATCCGATGACGACATTCTTCATTATGCATCGCGCCGGGAGTACGGCAATGTGTCCTGGGCCGTGTTGAACCTGTGGGAATGGAGTTGCTGGCAAGAGAATACCGCGTTGCAGAAAAGATTGATGACGTTGACGAGAGAACGATTCATCCCGCTCGACCGGCATTTTCCGGCATCCTATGATGAGCACATTGATGAGTTTTTCGGGGCATCGCTTCAACGCACGAGAACGATACTGTCTGTTCTGCCGTCTGACGAGGCGAGGGCTTGGCTGCATTCTTTTTCTTCCGATATTTTGCGGCTGAAGCCCAATGTGATTGCTCCAAAACCCCATTCAGCAGGGTTGAACTTCAGTCGAGCCTGGGCCTATTGGACCCTTTTTACAACCACTGGGGATGCAGCGTATCGGGATCTCTACATGGATCATGTCGTCACGCATATGGAGAAAACGGAATTCTGGCGGGACGACTATAAACAATACAGTCATTGGGTGCCGCAATTCGGGATCTACGCGATCGCATTGAGTATGGGTGAGAAAGGAATGTAA
- a CDS encoding Spy/CpxP family protein refolding chaperone: MMGQIWARQGTTLLVLLTMVCLSGGLVFGDEGHRHSGMMERHQGSGHGGMKHHGSLSPLGMQRELGLTEDQIKALAPVETGYRKTMIKNGADLRVAMIDLGTLLDQKETDRAAIAKKVDEIGGLQKQFMLYRVDTLLKLKEILTPDQYQQFRDRLKKQMSLGSGGMHGMADMKGHGSMGKHGYGQGHSEGYSHGKDLKKGH; this comes from the coding sequence ATGATGGGGCAGATTTGGGCACGACAGGGTACGACACTCTTGGTACTGTTGACGATGGTATGTCTGTCAGGAGGTCTCGTGTTCGGAGACGAGGGACATCGCCATTCCGGGATGATGGAGCGGCATCAAGGATCAGGACATGGCGGCATGAAGCATCATGGTTCGTTATCGCCTCTGGGAATGCAACGGGAACTCGGGTTAACGGAGGATCAAATAAAAGCCCTGGCTCCGGTAGAAACAGGGTATCGCAAGACAATGATCAAGAATGGAGCCGATCTCCGTGTTGCGATGATCGATTTGGGTACGTTACTGGACCAAAAGGAAACCGATCGAGCCGCGATTGCCAAAAAGGTTGATGAAATCGGAGGCTTGCAAAAGCAATTCATGCTGTACCGGGTCGATACGTTGCTGAAGCTCAAAGAGATTTTGACTCCCGATCAATATCAACAGTTTCGTGACCGATTGAAAAAACAGATGAGCCTTGGGTCGGGTGGCATGCATGGCATGGCGGATATGAAGGGACATGGTTCCATGGGCAAGCACGGATATGGGCAAGGTCATTCCGAGGGCTATAGCCATGGTAAGGATCTTAAAAAAGGCCATTGA